In Oncorhynchus kisutch isolate 150728-3 linkage group LG7, Okis_V2, whole genome shotgun sequence, one DNA window encodes the following:
- the zgc:113142 gene encoding D-beta-hydroxybutyrate dehydrogenase, mitochondrial yields MDAAALTSFPFGGIVVSSVFAIFLLALMLLSCRGRNQEVIGAGRAVLITGCDSGFGHQLARRLDAQGFVVFAGCLFPNGDGAQTLHRESSSNINILKLDVTKDEDVTQARTVVQSNLPEKGLWAVVNNAGILDWSETEWNTIDDYRNMAEVNLFGSIRTSIAFLPLVRASKGRMVYVSSIFAFFNCLTMGAYSMSKRGLEAFADCLRVEMDCFGVKVSIIQPGNFGPATSILRRRTGTEIWEKLDEERQQMFNRQYVDLANNYHMSTCMTGNQDSSLVIDAMVEALTADRPKRRYLLVSKLDMLFFYSFPYLPTCVTDAVFYLSPMYNKRKAMLYSK; encoded by the exons ATGGATGCCGCTGCACTCACTTCCTTCCCCTTTGGAGGAATCGTTGTCTCATCCGTTTTTGCGATCTTTCTCCTGGCCCTCATGCTCTTGTCATGCCGCGGCAGGAACCAAGAGGTGATAGGAGCGGGCCGTGCGGTGCTGATAACGGGCTGTGACAGCGGATTCGGTCATCAACTGGCCCGCAGGCTGGATGCTCAGGGGTTTGTGGTCTTTGCCGGTTGTCTGTTTCCCAACGGAGACGGTGCCCAAACTCTGCACAGAGAGAGCTCCAGCAATATAAACATTCTCAAGCTAGACGTCACTAAAGATGAAGATGTGACACAGGCAAGGACTGTGGTCCAATCGAACCTGCCAGAGAAAG ggCTTTGGGCAGTTGTGAACAATGCTGGCATCTTAGACTGGTCAGAGACAGAGTGGAACACCATTGATGATTATCGCAATATGGCTGAGGTCAATTTATTTGGCAGCATCAGGACCTCCATAGCTTTCCTCCCATTGGTTCGTGCCTCAAAAG GACGGATGGTGTACGTCTCAAGCATCTTTGCCTTCTTCAACTGTCTGACCATGGGGGCCTACAGTATGTCAAAGAGAGGACTGGAGGCGTTTGCAGACTGCCTGCGGGTAGAGATGGACTGTTTTGGAGTAAAG GTGAGCATCATCCAGCCAGGTAACTTTGGTCCTGCTACCAGCATCCTGAGGCGGAGAACAGGGACAGAAATCTGGGAGAAACTGGACGAGGAGCGTCAACAGATGTTCAACAGACAGTATGTGGACCTGGCTAAtaactaccacatgtctacatgTATGACTGGCAACCAGGACAGCAGCCTGGTCATAGACGCTATGGTGGAAGCCCTCACAGCAGACAGACCTAAACGCAGATATCTGTTGGTCTCTAAGCTGGATATGTTGTTCTTCTATTCCTTTCCCTATCTGCCGACATGCGTCACTGATGCAGTTTTCTACCTCAGTCCCATGTACAACAAAAGAAAAGCGATGCTTTATTCCAAATAG
- the LOC109893970 gene encoding C-C chemokine receptor type 6, producing MNETFTDAYDYDITENDTKDYPDGNEYICNLNPNRDMEIVIQTYFHSFICAFGFCGNALVIVTYAFYKKAKTMTDVYLLNVAVADLLFIVALPLIIYNEQHDWSMGSVACKALRGAYSINLYSGMLLLACISGDRYISIVQARRSFGLRSKNLIYSRLICTAIWALAIALSVPTVIYNERVEETILLEGTITVCQEQFQSNRTARLMKVLVPSLQVAMGFFLPLLAMVLCYATILWTLLRTQSTQRHKAVRVVLAVVLVFIVCHLPYNVVLLYHTVALFQQRECEVEKIILTTLTITRSLAYLHCCLNPILYAFIGVKFRSHFRKILEDLWCMGRKYIYPSGRSSRMTSDLYIPAHKSTDGSNKSNKNVSSFTM from the exons ATGAATGAGACGTTCACAGATGCATATGATTATGACATCACAGAAAACGACACTAAAGATTATCCAGATGGTAACGAATATATCTGTAACCTGAATCCCAACCGTGATATGGAGATAGTCATACAGACCTACTTCCATTCCTTCATCTGTGCATTCGGTTTCTGTGGCAATGCATTGGTGATAGTCACATATGCCTTCTACAAGAAAGCCAAGACCATGACGGACGTGTACCTTCTGAACGTGGCGGTGGCAGACCTGCTCTTCATCGTGGCCCTACCTCTCATAATTTACAATGAGCAGCATGACTGGAGCATGGGCTCAGTGGCCTGCAAG GCTTTGAGAGGAGCCTACAGCATCAACCTGTACAGTGGCATGCTCCTGCTGGCCTGCATCAGTGGAGACCGTTACATCTCCATCGTCCAGGCCAGGCGCTCCTTTGGCCTCCGGTCCAAGAACCTGATCTATAGCCGCCTAATCTGTACAGCCATCTGGGCTCTGGCCATAGCCCTGTCCGTCCCCACAGTCATCTACAATGAGCGGGTTGAGGAGACCATCTTGCTGGAAGGGACTATAACCGTGTGTCAGGAGCAGTTCCAAAGTAACAGGACCGCCCGGCTGATGAAGGTGCTGGTGCCTAGCCTGCAGGTGGCCATGGGGTTCTTCCTGCCCCTCCTGGCCATGGTTCTCTGCTATGCCACCATCCTATGGACCCTACTGAGGACCCAAAGCACCCAGAGACACAAG GCGGTTCGTGTGGTATTAGCCGTGGTGTTGGTCTTCATCGTGTGCCACCTGCCCTACAATGTGGTGCTACTCTACCACACGGTGGCGCTGTTCCAGCAGAGGGAGTGTGAGGTAGAGAAGATTATCCTTACCACCCTCACCATCACCAGGAGCCTGGCCTACCTCCACTGCTGCCTCAACCCCATCCTGTATGCCTTCATCGGGGTCAAGTTCAGGAGCCACTTCAGGAAGATCCTGGAGGACCTGTGGTGCATGGGCAGGAAGTACATCTACCCATCTGGACGCTCCTCAcgcatgacctctgacctctatatCCCAGCACACAAGTCCACCGACGGATCCAACAAATCCAACAAGAATGTCTCGTCGTTTACCATGTGA